One stretch of Streptomyces zhihengii DNA includes these proteins:
- a CDS encoding NAD(P)/FAD-dependent oxidoreductase, which yields MSARHGNGTETAHHVVVLGAGYAGMAAVVQLAARVKGRDGVRVTLVNARERFTERMRLPLTATAQETAELSVPELLEGTGAQFVRGWVTAVDADARTVRIDDDRVLGYDTLVYALGAAVDTSGVPGAEDHAYTLDGAQEAELLAGRLTRLGGGTVVVAGSGLTGVESAAEIAERHPRLKVVLLGRDEPGAAMGPKARAHLRGALDRLGVEVRAGVEVRKVLPGAVELAGGESVAADAVLWTCGTRTSPLAAAAGLTVDDRGRVVTDSALRSVSHPDVYAIGDAAAVRQGYGVMHGTCQGGMPTGVHAALSIDRVLRGRRPKPFRFGYYHTPVSLGRGNAVVQFTRPDDSPRRIFLTGRAAVRYKETVTASPWPTYGRMKKMPASGAFWPRGGRFTRIRGTK from the coding sequence ATGAGCGCACGACACGGGAACGGCACCGAGACGGCGCACCACGTGGTGGTGCTGGGGGCGGGATACGCGGGCATGGCCGCGGTCGTCCAGCTCGCGGCCCGGGTGAAGGGGCGCGACGGGGTGCGGGTGACCCTGGTGAACGCGCGGGAGCGGTTCACCGAGCGGATGCGGCTCCCCCTGACGGCGACCGCGCAGGAGACCGCCGAGCTGAGCGTCCCCGAACTGCTGGAGGGGACCGGCGCACAGTTCGTCCGCGGCTGGGTGACGGCGGTGGACGCGGACGCAAGGACGGTGCGGATCGACGACGACCGGGTGCTGGGCTACGACACGCTGGTGTACGCGCTGGGCGCCGCCGTCGACACCTCGGGGGTTCCGGGAGCCGAGGACCACGCGTACACGCTGGACGGCGCCCAGGAGGCCGAGCTGCTCGCCGGCCGACTGACGCGGCTCGGCGGCGGGACGGTGGTGGTCGCGGGCAGCGGGCTGACCGGTGTCGAGTCGGCCGCGGAGATCGCCGAGCGGCACCCGCGGCTGAAGGTGGTGCTGCTGGGCCGCGACGAGCCCGGTGCCGCCATGGGCCCGAAGGCCCGGGCCCATCTGCGCGGCGCGCTCGACCGCCTCGGCGTGGAGGTGCGCGCCGGTGTCGAGGTGCGGAAGGTGCTGCCCGGCGCGGTGGAGCTGGCGGGCGGGGAGAGCGTCGCCGCCGACGCGGTCCTGTGGACGTGCGGCACGCGGACGTCGCCACTGGCGGCCGCCGCCGGTCTGACGGTCGACGACCGGGGGCGCGTCGTCACCGACAGCGCCCTGCGGTCGGTCTCCCACCCGGACGTGTACGCGATCGGCGACGCGGCCGCCGTCCGCCAGGGGTACGGCGTCATGCACGGCACCTGCCAGGGCGGCATGCCGACCGGGGTGCACGCCGCGCTGTCGATCGACCGGGTGCTCAGGGGCCGGCGGCCCAAGCCGTTCCGCTTCGGGTACTACCACACGCCGGTGAGCCTCGGACGCGGCAACGCCGTGGTGCAGTTCACGCGGCCCGACGACAGTCCGCGGCGGATCTTCCTGACGGGCCGTGCGGCCGTCCGGTACAAGGAGACGGTGACCGCCTCGCCCTGGCCGACGTACGGCCGCATGAAGAAGATGCCCGCCTCGGGCGCGTTCTGGCCCCGTGGCGGCCGCTTCACCCGCATCCGGGGGACCAAGTGA
- a CDS encoding SAM-dependent methyltransferase, with protein sequence MDLPRIFTIRESGHRIHNPMTAAKFAALGEALRLAPGARMLDLASGSGEMLCTWARDHGIGGTGVDISTVFTEQARARAVELGVADRVGFVHGDAAGHVADEPVDVAACIGATWIGGGVAGTAELLERSLRPGGLMLIGEPYWRRTPPDEETAKDCHGSSLADFLPLPDLIERFQGLGYDVVEMILADQDSWDRYVAAQWLSMRRWLDGNPDDELAPEVRRELTTEPARHARATREYLGWGVFALMRR encoded by the coding sequence ATGGACCTTCCCCGTATCTTCACCATCCGCGAGAGCGGCCACCGCATCCACAACCCGATGACCGCGGCCAAGTTCGCCGCCCTTGGCGAGGCGCTCCGCCTCGCCCCGGGGGCGCGGATGCTCGACCTGGCCAGCGGCTCGGGCGAGATGCTGTGCACCTGGGCGCGCGACCACGGGATCGGTGGCACGGGCGTGGACATCAGCACGGTGTTCACCGAGCAGGCCCGGGCGCGCGCCGTCGAACTCGGTGTCGCGGACCGGGTCGGCTTCGTGCACGGTGACGCCGCCGGACACGTCGCCGACGAACCGGTCGACGTGGCGGCCTGCATCGGCGCCACCTGGATCGGCGGCGGCGTCGCCGGGACGGCGGAGCTGCTGGAGCGCAGCCTGCGCCCGGGCGGTCTGATGCTGATCGGCGAGCCCTACTGGCGGCGGACCCCTCCGGACGAGGAGACCGCCAAGGACTGCCACGGCTCGTCCCTCGCCGATTTCCTGCCGCTCCCGGACCTGATCGAGCGGTTCCAGGGACTCGGGTACGACGTCGTGGAGATGATCCTGGCCGACCAGGACAGCTGGGACCGGTACGTCGCGGCCCAGTGGCTCAGCATGCGCCGCTGGCTCGACGGCAACCCGGACGACGAGCTGGCTCCCGAGGTGCGCCGGGAACTCACCACCGAGCCGGCCCGCCACGCGCGCGCCACGCGTGAGTACCTCGGCTGGGGAGTCTTCGCCCTCATGAGGCGCTGA
- a CDS encoding SUKH-4 family immunity protein, translated as MLFDVDRGELAAEFGEDGLVTLPASAFPASSASCVGARLLGTVGVPVGTVMVREPDQGTGRLPLVRDVVEAGELEGAPAGVGEWPVIGWLLNAHLALDPRSGAVHSVDPDEETVRHLHADVSSLVYVAARFQRLLDGFSFGDDEEAGFARLDREVRRVREETGGVDPLPFRDDETEWSVVGEEIAMGQRFTSGSPAGRSLHG; from the coding sequence GTGCTTTTCGATGTGGACCGCGGTGAACTCGCCGCCGAATTCGGTGAGGACGGGCTCGTGACGCTGCCCGCCTCGGCCTTTCCGGCCTCCTCGGCAAGCTGCGTGGGCGCCCGCCTTCTGGGGACCGTCGGCGTCCCCGTCGGGACGGTGATGGTGCGTGAGCCCGACCAGGGCACCGGGAGGCTGCCGTTGGTGCGGGACGTCGTCGAGGCCGGGGAGTTGGAGGGCGCCCCGGCGGGTGTCGGCGAGTGGCCCGTGATCGGCTGGCTGCTCAACGCCCACCTCGCGCTGGATCCCCGCTCGGGGGCCGTGCACTCCGTCGATCCTGACGAGGAGACCGTGCGTCACCTGCACGCGGACGTCTCCTCGCTCGTGTACGTCGCCGCCCGGTTCCAGCGGCTGCTCGACGGGTTCTCCTTCGGCGACGACGAGGAAGCCGGCTTCGCGCGCCTGGACCGCGAGGTGAGGCGGGTCCGTGAGGAGACGGGCGGCGTGGATCCGCTGCCGTTCCGGGACGACGAGACCGAGTGGTCGGTGGTCGGCGAGGAGATCGCCATGGGCCAGCGCTTCACGTCGGGCAGTCCCGCGGGCCGGTCGCTCCACGGGTGA
- a CDS encoding HEAT repeat domain-containing protein, producing MITCADTTPAPSARPARTRAPASAEEALERARSGVIDGWPEWDPEVLAPVVRAALLGAETARDPRALRGADRGEPLYQAVRGIEAGEADRLPELVTALAGTDDPVLEGEALRLARAGLHALVLTPRFVRGVLTGLLTSRAETVVAGALDELAAPWAACLPAVEPAAGLLRTAATAGSALAVAAAHGNGSFLGLAAADPELPPGVRRRALELLGETADRSDIPDLLALAADDPLLFAGPAVDCLRALHRRGHFVAGPGAPAVIDLALADHTVPARTVATILWTTRHTVLRLLLDAAPGDLSWPRRLDLLVALAAQGDGELPVAAGIARLLPAVSAPAPFLRALRELGDPGTEDAVLAALPVAPGASLHALEAVGGARTVRVLAHGLGIAPDETDASAPPAAGSGGAGLHPEPPPPAAVAPPPVPTVAPPLRALRAPALALLWLLADDPDLRRRILARLDPLLLPPRIAADLGGPDARELAVLASHLDPGDPLDALTRLAAHGGPDGLPVLADLLLRVAGACVAARAAGQGPPGTGASGRPGTRESGAAGTPEPVSAGTRTSLAEGGGARVAARTADPEPAVPQEAVDALTALGRRLYERGRIRPRCLLDAPAATAAGHAFAADLALGLVERPGVTAPEQAILLRMVRDLPDAPPGPVRARVHRLLRHPDRHVRKHVVALLARDPDGVAALSARLIRLTGSAGDPQTVRATAAALGEARARWASDALADCLTHPHMEVRKTAAGALARAGTPRAVPALLNRLGRDDNPGLRTLLVAALRALLDDAFPATVRAAAEQEPEGPVRDRLLAALPTAPEPPDADVARLADHGWDPAPALRLARRATAEPEDGRRQLGERLRPLRVYLVDWLDLAAGSAEARRAVLPLLPLLCPEPRAPHEQAALARGVPVLLDGLAEAAGQARDDLLGLLEDAATRLRPALAASVVAAVRVASPRAAGRRSALRLLRACGAVVGRADLDRELAAAGLTTEPDAARERLLHEAFGVAAGQPEVVAGLPEQPAQADDRTRPAHRDGRTPQGTADPSPTAPRAARVRAWRDGLAAAVRDTGDLAAYRAGHPFPGGSRAQVAALAGAHPDATPAARTVLIDWMTDLQPPCAPAWTLGETAAAPAAPARTVRADDLDQPRSAAQRARLLALLASDDRERRSRAAGNLLGGPEPEIRATVLDAYLRDSVDLPDPGALHTALAESGPAVHTADGARPERLALLAAGLVAADADARGPFLPLLLRLWETGPPDARGHAARGLANVPADTLAEHLEPRITAGATGLLDLLAGRPLLRTPALARLRERHPQARLLLVDGPLRGPEAAARDAAALRTLRDRAAPAEALRPPTTEELFALARSGEPRRVRRALTLLTENPAGIVPRQLADLLSELLTHPRAGVRLHAHRVSRTLLDRETHLGLTEVLLNDSQPDVVCRAVRVLAQARRQSAVPALVALLGHGHETVRRAAELGLLRFGPAAVPALRHAAARARPDRRVRYTDLLTRVSSAPPEPGPPAPAPS from the coding sequence ATGATCACCTGCGCGGACACCACCCCGGCCCCGTCCGCCCGCCCTGCCCGCACGCGAGCGCCCGCGAGTGCCGAAGAGGCCCTGGAGCGGGCGCGGTCCGGGGTGATCGACGGGTGGCCGGAGTGGGACCCGGAGGTGCTCGCGCCGGTGGTGCGGGCGGCGCTGCTCGGCGCGGAGACGGCCCGTGACCCGCGTGCGCTGCGCGGTGCGGACCGGGGCGAGCCGCTGTACCAGGCCGTGCGCGGCATCGAAGCCGGCGAGGCCGACCGACTCCCGGAGCTCGTCACGGCACTGGCCGGCACGGACGACCCGGTGCTGGAGGGCGAAGCACTGCGGCTGGCCCGGGCCGGACTCCATGCCCTCGTGCTCACGCCCCGGTTCGTCCGCGGCGTGCTGACCGGTCTGCTGACCTCCCGGGCGGAGACCGTCGTGGCCGGCGCGCTCGATGAACTGGCCGCGCCCTGGGCCGCCTGCCTGCCCGCCGTCGAGCCCGCGGCCGGTCTGCTCCGTACCGCCGCCACGGCCGGATCCGCGCTCGCCGTCGCCGCCGCGCACGGAAACGGCTCCTTCCTGGGCCTGGCTGCCGCCGACCCCGAACTCCCGCCCGGTGTACGGCGCCGCGCCCTGGAACTGCTCGGAGAGACGGCCGACCGGAGCGACATCCCGGACCTCCTCGCGCTCGCCGCCGACGACCCCCTGCTGTTCGCCGGTCCGGCCGTGGACTGCCTGCGCGCCCTGCACCGGCGCGGACACTTCGTCGCCGGACCCGGAGCCCCGGCCGTCATCGATCTGGCGCTGGCCGACCACACCGTCCCGGCACGGACCGTGGCCACCATCCTCTGGACCACCCGGCACACCGTGCTCCGGCTGCTCCTGGACGCCGCCCCCGGCGACCTCTCCTGGCCGCGCCGGCTCGACCTGCTCGTGGCGCTGGCCGCCCAGGGCGATGGTGAACTGCCGGTCGCCGCGGGAATCGCGCGGCTGCTGCCCGCGGTGTCCGCACCCGCGCCCTTCCTGCGGGCCCTGCGGGAGCTGGGCGACCCCGGCACCGAGGACGCCGTACTCGCCGCCCTGCCGGTCGCCCCGGGCGCCTCGCTCCACGCGCTGGAGGCGGTGGGCGGCGCGCGGACCGTGCGCGTGCTGGCCCACGGCCTCGGCATCGCACCGGACGAGACCGACGCGTCCGCACCGCCCGCCGCCGGGTCGGGCGGTGCGGGCCTGCACCCCGAGCCGCCGCCGCCCGCCGCCGTCGCACCGCCGCCCGTCCCCACCGTCGCACCGCCGCTCCGCGCCCTGCGCGCACCGGCACTCGCCCTGCTGTGGCTGCTCGCCGACGACCCGGACCTGCGGCGTAGGATCCTCGCCCGGCTCGACCCGCTGCTGCTCCCGCCCCGGATCGCCGCCGACCTCGGCGGGCCCGACGCACGCGAACTCGCCGTCCTGGCCTCCCATCTGGACCCGGGCGACCCGCTCGACGCGCTGACCAGGCTGGCCGCGCACGGCGGTCCGGACGGCCTGCCCGTCCTCGCCGATCTCCTGCTGCGGGTCGCCGGAGCGTGCGTCGCGGCCCGTGCGGCGGGCCAGGGGCCGCCGGGCACCGGGGCATCCGGCCGCCCCGGCACCCGGGAATCCGGCGCGGCGGGCACCCCGGAACCCGTTTCGGCGGGCACGCGGACATCCCTTGCGGAGGGCGGCGGCGCGCGCGTCGCCGCACGCACGGCCGACCCCGAACCTGCCGTCCCCCAGGAGGCCGTGGACGCGCTGACGGCGCTCGGCCGACGGCTGTACGAGCGCGGCCGGATCCGGCCCCGGTGCCTGCTCGACGCTCCCGCCGCCACGGCCGCAGGGCACGCCTTCGCCGCCGACCTGGCCCTCGGGCTGGTCGAGCGGCCCGGCGTCACCGCGCCCGAGCAGGCGATCCTGCTGCGGATGGTCCGCGACCTGCCCGACGCCCCGCCCGGTCCGGTCCGGGCGCGGGTGCACCGGCTGCTGCGCCACCCGGACCGGCATGTACGCAAGCACGTCGTCGCGCTGCTCGCCCGGGACCCCGACGGCGTGGCGGCCCTCTCGGCCCGGCTGATCCGCCTGACCGGGTCTGCGGGGGACCCGCAGACCGTCCGGGCGACGGCCGCCGCCCTGGGCGAGGCGCGGGCCCGGTGGGCGTCCGACGCGCTCGCCGACTGCCTCACTCACCCCCACATGGAGGTGCGGAAGACGGCGGCCGGGGCGCTCGCCCGGGCCGGTACCCCACGGGCCGTGCCCGCCCTCCTGAACCGGCTGGGCCGCGACGACAATCCCGGACTGCGGACGCTGCTCGTCGCCGCCCTGCGGGCGCTGCTGGACGACGCCTTCCCGGCGACCGTCCGGGCCGCCGCCGAACAGGAGCCCGAGGGGCCGGTCCGCGACCGTCTGCTGGCCGCGCTGCCGACCGCCCCGGAGCCCCCCGACGCCGACGTGGCGCGGCTGGCCGATCACGGCTGGGACCCGGCGCCCGCCCTGCGCCTCGCCCGGCGCGCCACCGCCGAACCGGAGGACGGGCGGCGGCAGCTCGGCGAGCGGTTGCGCCCGCTGCGCGTGTACCTCGTGGACTGGCTCGACCTCGCCGCCGGCTCCGCCGAGGCCCGCCGGGCCGTGCTGCCCCTACTTCCCCTGCTCTGCCCCGAGCCGCGCGCGCCGCACGAACAGGCCGCGCTTGCGCGGGGCGTGCCCGTGCTGCTCGACGGCCTCGCCGAGGCGGCCGGGCAGGCGCGGGACGACCTGCTCGGCCTCCTGGAGGACGCCGCGACCCGGCTGCGGCCCGCGCTCGCCGCGTCCGTCGTCGCCGCGGTGCGCGTGGCGAGCCCCCGTGCGGCGGGACGGCGCTCGGCGCTGCGCCTGCTGCGCGCCTGCGGAGCGGTCGTCGGGCGCGCCGATCTCGACCGGGAGCTGGCCGCCGCCGGTCTCACCACCGAGCCGGACGCGGCCCGCGAACGCCTGCTCCACGAGGCGTTCGGGGTCGCGGCCGGACAGCCGGAGGTCGTGGCCGGACTGCCGGAGCAACCCGCGCAGGCCGACGACCGGACGCGACCCGCACACCGGGACGGACGGACACCGCAGGGCACCGCCGACCCGTCGCCGACCGCACCGCGCGCCGCGCGGGTGCGCGCGTGGCGGGACGGGCTGGCCGCCGCCGTCCGCGACACCGGCGACCTGGCCGCCTACCGTGCCGGTCACCCCTTCCCCGGCGGATCGCGCGCCCAGGTCGCCGCCCTCGCCGGCGCCCACCCCGACGCGACGCCGGCGGCCCGGACCGTGCTGATCGACTGGATGACGGACCTCCAGCCGCCGTGCGCGCCCGCCTGGACGCTCGGCGAGACGGCAGCGGCCCCGGCCGCACCGGCACGCACGGTGCGCGCCGACGACCTGGACCAGCCCCGCTCGGCCGCCCAGCGGGCCCGGCTGCTGGCCCTGCTGGCGTCGGACGACCGGGAGCGGCGTTCACGGGCCGCCGGCAACCTGCTGGGCGGGCCCGAGCCGGAGATCCGCGCGACGGTCCTCGACGCGTACCTGCGCGACAGCGTCGACCTGCCGGACCCGGGAGCCCTGCACACGGCGCTGGCCGAGTCGGGGCCGGCCGTCCACACCGCGGACGGCGCCCGTCCCGAACGTCTCGCCCTCCTGGCCGCGGGCCTTGTCGCGGCGGACGCCGACGCGCGCGGACCGTTCCTGCCGCTGCTGCTCCGCCTGTGGGAGACCGGCCCGCCCGACGCACGGGGGCACGCCGCCCGAGGACTGGCGAACGTGCCCGCAGACACCCTCGCCGAGCACCTGGAGCCCCGGATCACGGCCGGCGCGACCGGACTGCTGGACCTGCTCGCCGGCCGGCCCCTGCTGCGGACCCCCGCGCTGGCGCGGCTGCGCGAGCGGCATCCGCAAGCCCGCCTGCTGCTCGTCGACGGACCACTGCGCGGCCCGGAAGCCGCGGCGCGGGACGCCGCCGCGCTGCGGACGCTCCGTGACCGCGCCGCGCCCGCCGAAGCGCTCCGGCCGCCCACTACCGAGGAGTTGTTCGCCCTGGCACGCTCGGGCGAACCGAGACGGGTGCGCCGCGCTCTCACCCTGCTGACGGAGAACCCTGCAGGGATCGTGCCCCGGCAACTCGCTGACCTCCTCAGCGAGTTGCTGACCCACCCCAGGGCCGGCGTACGGCTCCACGCACACCGCGTCTCCCGGACGCTGCTCGACCGGGAGACCCACCTCGGGCTCACCGAAGTGCTGTTAAACGATTCCCAGCCGGACGTGGTGTGCCGGGCGGTCCGTGTTCTGGCGCAGGCCCGCCGGCAGTCCGCCGTTCCCGCGCTAGTGGCCCTGCTCGGCCACGGGCACGAGACGGTCCGCCGGGCCGCGGAGCTGGGGCTGCTGCGCTTCGGTCCGGCCGCCGTGCCGGCGCTGCGCCACGCCGCCGCCCGTGCCCGCCCGGACCGCCGCGTCCGCTACACGGATCTGCTGACCCGTGTGTCGTCCGCGCCCCCGGAACCCGGCCCGCCCGCACCCGCACCCTCCTGA
- a CDS encoding DUF4246 domain-containing protein: MTALSAFPLPFRASRSLSFASPRTLRELQMMECSAHIRAKPRWFDKMRDAEIVARWTREAVAQGLTEAQVRHVLAELAHYAALRDGPTGVEVSAVDGVWQSDTLIDDGLRSRLRAAVRVLEEVPEEERDWHPGSGGQVLDLVHPSLFCLVREVTGAPEQAFENPTDRYSKHEFSERFQWLPTDADVGEDGEVVFRSYVNNVRPEAHRELAAVLPDVFARVRPLLENVLTDLRHPRAPRITADPYGWYDSEPEFPDESEYSDEEAHAEAVEAWEATYDTWWETRRPVVPDAPEFTPPELPDASARVDLRGRRLQVIVKLATIQLTPDKPEYAGGSWHVEGMLNERIVSTCIYYWDSENITESRLGFRTALHEPSYEQNDGTGMREVYGLENEGALNQVLGAASTPAGRCLAFPNVLQHRVGPFRLEDPARAGHRKILAFFLVDPSRTIVSTSDVPPQQPWSDTSTMTLEQAGEYREQLMKERKFFVGEHNEQLYEREFSLCEH, encoded by the coding sequence TTGACTGCCCTGTCTGCGTTTCCGCTGCCCTTCCGCGCTTCCCGTTCCCTGTCGTTCGCATCGCCCCGGACGCTGCGGGAACTGCAGATGATGGAGTGCAGCGCGCACATCCGGGCGAAGCCCCGGTGGTTCGACAAGATGCGCGACGCCGAGATCGTCGCCCGGTGGACGCGCGAGGCCGTCGCCCAAGGCCTCACCGAGGCGCAGGTGCGTCATGTGCTCGCCGAGTTGGCGCACTACGCCGCGCTGCGTGACGGACCGACCGGTGTGGAGGTGTCCGCCGTCGACGGGGTGTGGCAGTCGGACACACTGATAGACGACGGGCTCCGATCCCGGCTGCGCGCGGCGGTCCGGGTGCTGGAGGAGGTGCCGGAGGAGGAACGGGACTGGCATCCCGGATCCGGCGGCCAGGTGCTCGATCTGGTGCATCCCTCGCTGTTCTGCCTGGTCAGGGAGGTGACGGGCGCGCCCGAGCAGGCTTTTGAGAATCCGACGGACCGCTACTCGAAGCACGAGTTCTCGGAGCGGTTCCAGTGGCTGCCCACGGACGCCGATGTCGGCGAGGACGGCGAGGTGGTGTTCCGTTCGTACGTCAACAACGTCCGCCCCGAGGCTCATCGCGAGCTGGCGGCCGTGCTGCCGGACGTGTTCGCGCGGGTGCGCCCGCTGCTGGAGAACGTGCTCACCGATCTGCGCCATCCGCGTGCTCCCCGCATCACCGCGGATCCCTACGGGTGGTACGACTCGGAGCCCGAGTTTCCGGACGAGTCCGAGTACAGCGACGAAGAGGCCCACGCCGAGGCCGTCGAGGCGTGGGAAGCGACCTACGACACCTGGTGGGAGACACGTCGCCCGGTCGTCCCGGACGCCCCGGAGTTCACACCGCCCGAGCTGCCCGACGCGTCGGCGCGGGTCGATCTGCGGGGGCGCCGGCTCCAGGTCATCGTCAAGCTCGCCACGATTCAGCTCACGCCGGACAAGCCCGAGTACGCCGGGGGTTCCTGGCACGTCGAGGGCATGCTGAACGAGCGGATCGTCTCGACGTGCATCTACTACTGGGACAGCGAGAACATCACCGAGAGCCGTCTCGGCTTCCGCACCGCGCTCCACGAGCCGTCCTACGAGCAGAACGACGGCACCGGTATGCGTGAGGTGTACGGCCTGGAGAACGAGGGCGCGCTGAACCAGGTGCTCGGAGCGGCGTCCACCCCGGCGGGCCGCTGCCTGGCGTTCCCCAATGTGCTCCAGCACCGCGTGGGTCCGTTCCGTCTGGAGGACCCGGCGCGCGCGGGACACCGCAAGATACTCGCGTTCTTCCTGGTCGACCCGTCGCGGACGATCGTGTCGACGTCCGATGTGCCACCGCAGCAGCCGTGGTCCGACACCTCGACCATGACGCTGGAGCAGGCCGGGGAGTACCGCGAACAGCTCATGAAGGAGCGCAAGTTCTTCGTCGGGGAACACAACGAGCAGCTCTACGAGCGGGAGTTCTCGCTCTGCGAGCACTGA